In one Dermacentor albipictus isolate Rhodes 1998 colony chromosome 4, USDA_Dalb.pri_finalv2, whole genome shotgun sequence genomic region, the following are encoded:
- the LOC135915377 gene encoding uncharacterized protein, with amino-acid sequence MLRNLAASEQQRLLDCYNDIWRSGQVPEQWRTAIVAPILKAGKPVGNVSSYRPVSLTSASCKVMEAIALVRLDWVARARGFLADEQTGFRRRRCTADSIADVVSTLEEAKACGDAVLLVLIDIKGAFDCLPHPVVQQALDLLGINGNLRRFISSFLEERTLRVRVGRSKSSPRPVAAGVPQGSVVSPFLFNLALARLPAALPIDPDYPVSASIYADDIALWVRSPPHNHRSARSALQRALDTAAAYLSSIGLAISARKTEAMLLHPRAAARRTAPRLHLEGVQLPWSTAVTYLGLRIDHRLSWLPAVKTLHVQVLRVRKAVSQLLSRGQGCTTGWALRLYDAAATSRLRYALPLVALPLARLKKLELQHRAAIRLCLGAPRSSQVAATLAEAGAWPLSLLLLQQGLRHVDRLHHGPDGSALLSRLRSRPHSQMGRLCGLYEEVIGRPPANNAQLPPPQRPPIPITTELPGVSKRRSATCALQQTAASLLHEDHGVNLQIYVDGSVMPDTGSSTAACVVPALGKSKQCRLPNHATSTAAEVAGLHLAVDLLAEELPVTPVTIYCDSKAALLSLQRPERASLGVALLSSRLMALQEAGCSVSLHWLPAHVGIPGNEEADALAKRAHHCVVPPSLAVTASDFTCHRLRRHLLACHPDKRMSLGRPPRPLPQRGLARRETSLLLRLRIGCCWTGARRHRHGLIASPACASCGEPETLEHLLLACPAYLQQRDRLLQEFRRLGLPSTRQEDILFPGRSELPALLSVVEYLDSSGLSARL; translated from the coding sequence atgctccgcaacctggccgccagcgagcagcagcGCCTGCTCGACTGCTATAACGACATCTGGaggtcagggcaggtgccggagcaATGGCGCACAGCCatcgtggcccccatcctgaaggccggaaAGCCGGTTGGAAACGTGAGCTCCTACCGGCCGGTCTCCCTCACTTCCGCCTCCTGTAaggtgatggaggccattgctttggTCCGACTGGACTGGGTGGCCCGTGCCCGTGGCTTCCTGGCCGATGAGCAGACGGGGTTCCGGCGGCGCCGATGCACCGCGGACTCCATCGCGGatgtggtctccacgctggaagaggccaaggcctgcggtgacgccgtgctcctggtgcttatcgacatcaagggggccttcgactgCCTGCCCCacccagtcgttcagcaggccctggacctactTGGCATCAACGGGAATCTGCGGCGGTTCATCTCGTCGTTCCTAGAGGAACGCACCCTCAGGGTACGAGTGGGCCGATCGAAGAGCTCCCCTCGGCCGGTGGCAGCGGgcgtgccacaagggtcagtggtgagccctttcctgttcaacctggccctggcccggcttcctgctgccctgccgatcgaCCCCGACTATCCGGTGAGTGCCtccatctacgcggacgacatcgccctGTGGGTGCGAAGCCCACCACACAACCaccgcagcgcgcgctcagccctGCAACGAGCTCttgacaccgccgctgcttacctgagcagcattggccttgccatctcggcaaggaagacggaggccatgctgctccacccaagagcagccGCCCGCCGCACAGCACCCCGGCTCCACCTGGAAGGCGTCCAGTTACCCTGGAGCACTGCAGTGACGTACCTGGGGCTGCGCATTGATCACCGACtgtcctggctgcctgctgtcaagaccctgcatgtccaggtcctccgtgtccgcaaggcagtctcccagcttcttTCCCGAGGACAGGGCTGTACCACTGGGTGGGCACTACGGCTGTACGATGCagcagccacctcacgcctgcggtacgccctcccactcgtggcactaccactagcccgtctcaagaagctggagctgcagcatcggGCCGCGATTAGgctctgcctgggcgctccccgcagctcccaagtcgctgcaaccttggccgaggcggGAGCATGGCCCCTGTCACTCCTCCTCCTACAGCAGGGGCTACGCCATGTTGACCGCCTCCACCATGGACCAGACGGCAGTGCCCTGCTCTCCCGACTGCGCTCGCGGCCCCATTCACAGATGGGCAGACTCTGTGGGCTGTACGAAGAGGTGATTGGGAGGCCTCCAGCGAACAACGCACAACTGCCTCCTCCCCAGAGACCGCCCATACCCATCACCACAGAGCTGCCCGGCGTTTCCAAACGGCGCTCCGCAACTTGTGCCCTTCAACAGACGGCTGCTTCCCTCCTGCATGAGGACCACGGTGTAAACCTGCAGATCTACGTTGACGGCTCGGTAATGCCGGACACAGGCTCGTCGACTGCGGCCTGCGTGGTGCCCGCTTTGGGGAAGAGCAAGCAGTGTCGCCTCCCCAACCATGCGACGTCAACAGCGGCAGAGGTTGCAGGCCTTCACCTGGCTGTGGACTTACTCGCAGAGGAGCTGCCAGTGACCCCAGTGACCATCtactgcgactccaaggcggcacTCCTCAGCCTGCAGAGACCAGAAAGGGCCAGCCTCGGGGTTGCCCTGCTCTCGTCAAGGCTGATGGCGCTCCAGGAGGCGGGCTGCTCAGTATCCCTGCACTGGCTTCCAGCCCACGTAGGGATACCGGGCAACGAGGAAGCAGATGCACTGGCAAAGCGTGCCCACCACTGCGTGGTCCCGCCCAGCCTGGCAGTGACAGCCAGTGATTTCACATGCCACAGGCTTCGGCGCCATCTGCTGGCCTGCCATCCGGACAAGCGGATGTCCTTGGGCCGCCCTCCGCGACCACTTCCACAGCGCGGCCTCGCACGCAGGGAGACCTCCCTCCTTCTGCGACTGAGGATTGGCTGCTGTTGGACGGGTGCTCGCCGCCACCGGCACGGCCTCATCGCCTctccagcctgtgcctcctgtgggGAGCCCGAgaccctggagcacctcctgctggcctgccctgcctACCTGCAGCAGCGTGACCGTCTCCTGCAGGAGTTCCGACGACTGGGGCTTCCTTCTACACGACAGGAAGACATCCTCTTCCCTGGTCGTAGCGAGCTACCAGCCCTCCTGAGTGTCGttgagtacctcgactcgtcggggctctcggcgagactctag